GCAGAATCGCCGCTGGTCAGCTCCTGCAATGCCACCTGGGCGGAACGAGACTCGACGGCTGCAGGCTTTCCGACGTGAGCCTGCGGGGCTCGCAGGCGGGGGGCGCCCAGATGCGCCGCTGCCGTCTCTTTACCTGTCTCTTCGAGGACTGCGGGCTTGCGGCCGTGCTCGGGCTCGAGAGCGCCTTCATGGGCGTCCGTTTCGAAGACTGCGATGTCCAGGGGGCCGAGTTCGAGTCCTGTTCCTTCCTTGCCTGCACGGTGGTCGCCTCGCGGCTCGCCGGGGCGCGCGCCGTGCGTTGCAAGACCGACGTTTCGGCCTTCATGGAGCTTGCCGAGTCCACCCTTCGCGAGGCCGCCTCGCGACTCACGTCCCAGGGCGAGCCCGAGGCCCCTCCGTCGGGACTCCTCGCGCCGTCCGGGCGGGACTTCATGGAGGGCCTTCTTGCGGCCTGGGCCAGGCACCGGGACATGGCGCTCCTCGAGTTGGCCATGCGCGCGGCCAACGCCGACCGGCTCTCCTGGGCCTGCGAGGTCATGACGCCCGAGCAGGGCGAATTCGTCCATCTCCTGCCCCTGCTGCTGCACACGGACGTCTTCGAGACCGCCAGGGGGCTTTCGGGGGTGCCGACCTGCCAGGTCGACAACTTCCTGCCGTCCCTGGAGCAGGCCGAGCTGCTGCGCAGGCACTTCCCGGACGTGGTGCCCGAGGGCAAGGATCCGCCTGCAGGTCTTCGCATCGAGGGCATCTACGCAATGGGCAGCCTGGGCACCCTGGCCCAGACTTCCAAATCCGACCTGGACTGCTGGGTCTGCGTGGACGGCAACGAGGTTGCGGCGGCCGATCGGCAGGGGCTCAAGGCCAAGCTGGCCGCGCTCGAGCGCTGGGCCGAGGAGCGCTTCGGGCTGGAGACGCATTTTTTTCTCATGTCCCTGGACGACGTGCGTGCGAACCGTTTCGGCAAGAGCGACGAGGAGAGTTCGGGCTCGGCCCAGGCCCTGCTGCTCAAGGACGAGTTCTACCGCACCTGCCTGGTGCTCGGCGGCCGCATCCCGGCCTGGTGGCTCATGCCGCCGGGACTCGGCTCCGCGGCCTACCGCGAGCGCCTGCCCACCGCGTTGCGCCATCCCCTGCTCGAGCAGGACCGGGTGGTCGACCTCGGCCCTTTGGAGGACATCCCGCCCGAGGAATTTTTCGGCGCCTGCCTGTGGCAGATCGTCAAGGCCATGAAAAGCCCCTTCAAGTCGGTCATGAAGTTCGGCCTGCTGGAGCAGTACGCGCGGGGCACGGGCGCGGCGGCCGAGCTTTTGTGCGAGACGCTCAAGGAGAACATCCTGCGCGGCCGCACGAATGCGGTCGAGCGCGATCCCTATCTGGCGCTCTTTGCGCGGGTGCGCGGCTACTATACCGGGCTCAAGGACATCGAGGCCCTTTACCTGTTGCGCGAAGCCTTCATGGAGCGCTTCTCGCAGCCCGGCAAGGCCCAGCCCGGCTCGCGGCGTGAGGAGGTCTACGCCGAGGTGAGCGCCCTGTTGCCCGCTTTCGGCGGCTCCCTGGGCGAGAAGGAGCTCGGCGCGGCCGGGCCCGGCGGCTGGAGCTTCGGCAAGAGCGTCAAGATGGGCGCCCTGGTCAACAAGTTCATGATCGACACGTACGGCCGCATCCGCTCGCGGCTTTCCGACGGGGAATCGCTCCTGGCCTCGCGCATCACGCCGCAGGACATGACCAAGCTCGGGCGCCGCATCATGGCCAGCTTCGCGCGGCGCGACCACAAGGTGGAGCGCATCCCCTTCCTCAAGCTCTCCAAGCGGACATTCCGCGAGATGCGTTTCACCGCGGAGAAGGCGCCGGGGCGCAAGACCAAGTGGCTGCTTCGGGGCAAGTCGTACGGCACCGACGAATGGGAGCTTCTGCGGCGCTCCGAGGACCCGTCCGCGCTGCTGGTCTGGACCGCGGCCAACGGGCTCTATGTGGACAGCATCCCCCTGCAGGGGGATGCGACCATCGCGCCCTTCGCCATCGAGGACGTCAAGACCCTGCTCGCGAGCCTGACGGAATTCTTCCCGCCCGAGGATTTCGCCGTGGACAGCGCGAACTACCTGGACGAAGAACGTGTGGAGAAGGCCTTCTTCATCCTCAACCTCGCCGTACCGCGCGAGGTCAAGGAGCTGCGCGAGGTCTGGTCCGTGTGCCTGACGAACTGGGGCGAGCTTTTGTGCATTCCGGACTTCCAGCCAGACGCCCTGATCCGCAAGTCCGCCTCGTCATACCTGCGCAAGCGTCTCGGGCTCAATCCCGCGGGGCTCCTGCCCATGGAAAGCTTCACGCCCAAGCGGGCGCTCTGTCCGCGCATCGTTCTGGCATGAGCCGGTTGGCCTGAGAAAACCGGCTTGATAAGGAACCGTTCCCGATCGCCGGGGATCAGGGGATGGAGTCAGCTTTCGGGGAAATCGAAGGACTGCCCCTTGCCCACGATCCCGGCGAATCCGTCCGCGCGGGCGTCCGGCAGGGGGCCGGGATTGACGTGGTAGAGCCATGTCTTCGCCCGGACCGCCTCCGGCAGGCCGCACAGTTCCGCGTAGCGCGGGTGCACTCCGGAGGCCGCGGCGGACGTCTCGCAGTCGTGGAAGACGACGTCGGCCTGCTCGCACAGGCCCATGCGCTGTTCGGGCATGAAGCTCGTGTCGCCGCTCAGGAACACGGTGCGGCGGCCCGCCCTGAAGAACAGTCCGTAGCAGGGGCTCAGGGCGTGACCGTTGTTGACGTGCACGGTCTGCACGAGCTGGAACCTGCAGCCGTTCCAGAGGAAGAAGCCGCCCCGGGGAACGCGGTGCAGCTTGAAGAAGGTGTTCAGATCGGCCCTGCCGCCGCCGAGCGAGCCCATGCCGCCGGACAGGGTGTTCTTCCAGAGCGCGTCCGCCATGTCGGCGCTGACATAGAGATCGGGCCGTTCGCAAGCGGAATCGAAGTGGGAGGTGAAGCCGAGCCATTCCAGGCCGCCTGCGTGGTCTGCGTGCAAGTGGCTTACGAACACGGCCTCCACGTCGCGGTAGCCGAGCCCGATCTCGTTCAGGGACAGCCGGGCATCCGAGCCGCAGTCCAGGAGCAGGCGGCGTCCGTCTCTCTCCACCAGGATGTTGGAGTGGTAGTTGCCGTCCGTGGTGAAGGCCGAGCCGCTTCCGAGAAATGTCAGCTTCATGCGTCGTCCTTTAGGGGGATGCGGGCCGGGAGCTCGCATCCTGCCGCGCGCAGAAATCGCGGACAGGGACGGTTTTGTGCCTCGCAGGCGTTTTGGGGCCGCTTCCCGTGCGTTTTCTGCGGGATTCGAGCGCTCTTAACCGATTTCCGTTTCTGGAGCAATGCGCGCGCGCCGTTTTTTGCGTATAAGCGGGCGCTATTCGAAACTGTCTGCCCGGTTGGGCTCTTGTGTCGGAATATGAAATATTCCGGAAGGGTGGGAGTGAAACGAGATTCTAATAGTCTTGCCGTGCCTTGCGCGGGTATGGTTGCTGATCGAAGTGGGGGCAAGACCCGGACGGCCGGGCACGAAGGGCCATTTCGCGTGTTTCCTTTCCGCGTTTTTTTTGACAGAAGGGCGGCAGACGCGGGACGACCTCTTACGATCGGGATGGGGCAATGAGCCAGACCAACATTTTGCTCGAATCGGGCACGAACGAACTGGAGATCGTCGAGTTCTTCATCGACGAGGTGGGCAGCGACGGCAAGGTCTACACGGGCCACTACGGGGTGAACGTCGCCAAGGTGTTGGAGATCATCAGGAAGCCGCAGGTCACGGCCATGCCCAACCAGCCGCACCCCTGCGTCAAGGGGGCCTTCAACCTGCGCTCGCGCATCATCCCCCTGGTGGATCTCTCGCTCTGGCTCGGCAAGAGGATGCAGGAGAGCGAGGCCCAGAAGGTGGTCGTCACCGAGTTCAACAACGTCATCAACGCCTTCCTGGTTTCCGGGGTCAACCGCATCCACCGCCTGAGCTGGACCCAGATCGAGCCGCCCGACGACAACCTCGTCCGCTACACCGGATCGAGCATCACCGGCGTAGTCAAGTTCGACGACCGCATCATCCTCATCCTGGACATGGAGAAGATCATCGCCGATCTGAACCCCAACCTGACCTTCCGTCTGGACAAGTCCGAGGAGGCCGAGGAGGGGCGTGTCGCCGCGCGGCCCGTGCGCGTGCTGATCAGCGACGACTCCTCCATGATACGCCGCACCTTGTCGCGCGGCCTGGAGAAGGTCGGTTTCGAGGTGGTGCAGACGAGCAACGGCAAAGACGCCTGGGACCGTTTGGAAGCGTTCAAGCACCAAGCCGAGCAGGAACAGCGCCCCCTGACCGATCTCCTCAATATCGTTGTCTCGGATATCGAGATGCCGATCATGGACGGCCACAACCTGTGCAAGCGCATCAAGGACGATCCCGTGCTGGGCACGCTGCCGGTCATCCTCTTCTCCTCCCTGATCACCGACAGGCTGCGCCACAAGGGGCTTGCCGTCGGAGCGGACGACCAGATTTCGAAACCGGACATCACCATCCTGGCCCGGCACATCAAGAAGCTGCTGAACGAGCGGCAGGGGTTCGACTTCGCGCCCGAAAACGGCGCGCAGGGCGAATAGCCGGGCCGAAGGCAGGGAATTACGGACAGCATCGGCGCACGGCCTCTCATCTGCATCCTGTCTCCCCACGAACCCGGCACTCTGGCCGGGATGCACCCGTCCTGGGCGGCGGACGTCGCCGCCCTCGGTCCGTGGCGCACGCACCCTTGCGGACAGGCGGCCGAGGCTGCCTCCCCGTCCGGTCCGGTGCGCGTCCTGCCCGCCTGCTCCTCGACCATGGACGAGGCGTGGAGGCTCGCGCAGGCAGGGGATATGCCCCCCTTCTCGAGCCTCGTCGCCGCCAGCCAGGAGCAGGGCAGGGGGCAGCTTCGCCGCGGCTGGCATTCGCCGCCGGGCAACCTCTACGTCAGCCTTGCCCTGCCGCTCCTGCCGTCGGAAGCCGCCGACGTGGCCTCGCTGCTCGTGGGGCTCGCGGCCAGCTTGGCGCTCGAGCGGCTGGGAGCGGCCACGCAAGTGAAGTGGCCCAACGACTTGGTCACGCACGAGGGCAAGGTCGGCGGCATTCTCGTCGAGGAGCGCGCGGGGCGGATGATCGCAGGCATCGGCATGAACCTCGTCCATCTGCCTCCTGCCTCGGCCCTGCGTCTCGGCCATGCCCTTCCCCCCGCTTTGATGCCGGGTATGCCTGAAGGCTTCGGCCCGCTCAGACTTTGGCTGGCAACACTTTCCGGGATGGTTCCCATTCTTTCCATGGCAACCGCCGAAGGATCGACGGGGAAGCTGCTTGAAACGCTGAACGAACGTCTTGCCTTCAAGGGGAAAAGGGTCGTGGTGGAAGATGGTGCAGAACGCGTGGAGGGACGGCTGGCGGGCCTTGCGGGGGACGGCGGACTGGTGATCGAGCGATTCGGCCGGGAAGGGGGGCGAATGACCCTTTACTCGGGCAGCATTTGTCCTATATGTTAAGAGGTTCCTGGCGCGAGGTCGCCTGTGGAAAAAACCCGCCAATCCGCCCCCCTGAGGAAGCATAATGGCCGAAAAGACGTTTGACCAGGTTGTCGAGGAGATCAAGGGCAAGTCCATTCTCGTTGCGAACCGGGGAATCCCGGCCCGCCGCATCGTTCGGACCATCCGCGAGATGGCCCAGGGCGTGGCGATCATGACCGCCACCGATCTCGACAAGGCCTCTCCGACTACGGCTGCAGCCCGGGAGCTGCTATTGCTCGGCGAGGACCCCAGGGCCTATCTGGATATCGACCTGATCATCCGCAAGGCCAACCAGCGGGGCATCATCGCTGTGCACCCCGGCTGGGGATTCGCCGCGGAAGACGAATCCTTCCCCAAGAAATGCTCCGAGAACGGCCTGCTCTTCATCGGGCCCACGGCCGAGGCCATGCGCCTGCTCGGCAACAAGGTCGAGGTGCGCAAGCTCGCCAAGCGCTGCGGCGTGCCCGTTGTCCCCGGCTCCGAAGGTTCGGTGACCGTCGAGGAGGCCCGCAGGCTGGCCCACGAGATCGGCTTCCCGATCATGCTCAAGGCCGAGGGCGGCGGCGGCGGCCGCGGCATCTACGAGGTGTACAACGACGAGCAGCTCGAGAGCTCGTTCCTCAAGGCCTCGGCCCTGGCCCAGGCCTCCTTCGGCAACCCGCGCCTGTTTGTGGAAAAGCTCCTGACCTCGGTGCGCCACATCGAGATCCAGGTCATCGCCGACAAGTACGGCAACGTCTTCTGCTTCGACGAGCGCGACTGCACCGTGCAGCGCAACCACCAGAAGCTGGTGGAGATCACGCCTTCGCCCTGGAAGGGGATGACGGCCGATCTGCGCGAACGGCTCAAGGAGTACTCGAAGAAGCTGGTCCTGGCGGTCGGCTACCATTCGCTGTGCACCGTCGAGTTCCTGGTGGACACCACGGGCACGCCCTACCTCATCGAGGTCAACACGCGGCTGCAGGTGGAGCACGGCATCACCGAGTGCCGCTACGGCGTGGACCTCGTGGAGGAGCAGATCGCCGTGGCCTTCGGCGCCAAGCTGCGCTTCAACGAGCGCAACACCAAGCCGCGCCAGTGGGCCATCCAGATGCGCATCAACTGCGAGGACCCGCGCAAGAACTTCGCCCCCAATTCCGGGCTCATCACGCGCTACGTCTCGCCGGGCGGGCAGGGCATCCGCCTCGACTCGTGCATCTGCATGGGCTACGAGTTCCCCTCGCAGTACGACTCCGCAGCCTCGCTGCTCATCGCCTACGGCCGGACCTGGAGCAAGGTCTGCGCCACCCTCGAGCGCGGCCTCCGAGAGTACATCATCGGCGGGGTCAAGACCACGATCCCGTTCCATTTGCAGATCGTGAAGCATCCGCGCTTCATCGCCGGCGACTTCGACACCAACTTCGTGCGCCAGCACCCCGAGCTCTACGACTACCGCGACGAGGAGTCCGAGGAACTCAGGCTCTCGCGCCTCGTGGCCGAGATTTCGGCCAAGGGGTACAACCCCCACGTGCAGCTCGGCGAATACCGGGGGCCGTCGGACAAGCGCGTGGGCCGCTTCGATCCGGTGCGTCCGCCGCTCGACCTGAACGCCACGGACATCCCGTATCCGCGCGGCGACCGCAAGGCCATTCTGGACAAGGTGCGCGACACCCGCGCCGAGGGCATCGTCCACTTCTCGGACACGACCACGCGCGACATCACCCAGTCCAACTCGGGCAACCGCTTCCGCCTGGGCGAGGACCGCATGATCGGTCCCTACCTCGACCTGTGCAACTTCTTCTCGCTGGAGAACGGCGGCGGCGCCCACTTCCACGTGGCCATGCTGGCCAACATGACCTATCCCTTCACCGAGGCGCGGGAATGGAACGTCTTTGCCCCGCGCTCGCTCAAGCAGATTCTCATCCGCTCCACCAACGTGCTGGGCTACAAGCCGCAGCCGAAGAACCTGATGCGCCGCACGGGCGAGATGATCTGCGAGGAATTCGACGTCATCCGCTGCTTCGACTTCCTGAACCACATCGACAACATGCTGCCCTTCGCCGAGGTCGCCCTGTCGGCCGAGTCCAAGGGCACCATCTGGCAGCCGGCCATCTCCATGTCCTGGGCCGAGGGCTTCACCGTCGAGCACTACATGGGCGTGGCCGAGGAGATCATCCGCGTGTCCGCCAAGGCGGCCGGGGTGAGCGCCAAGAAGGTCCAGAAGATGATCATCCTCGGGCT
Above is a genomic segment from Desulfovibrio sp. X2 containing:
- a CDS encoding class I adenylate cyclase, producing the protein MQSAPDTVATLAVRFREGCIPSDGPSAPKLHTALLRLAKDGAPGGQGDAEALRTAFDLAVSLALPGMLPREMGSLADVLGLLLRLGAHGRRLALHLVSEAPLPWPQLTALLEQLPLRARLHLGNAFFLSTESAAGGSAVQEFSSSLVAHLRDMREEEILDFLGDLAAEGERIAWPLRQALQRGAFGEWLRTRPSFASEHPGEPRALAALRLLEDEQGVLAHVQAAADRPGRWTGELVALAGTFGSRDDAGLLKILVGLLAGGDEALAVQAADALLRLGWSKTGEALGRFFLRIPALRRALGHQALLLGEREAADFLGQFEQGERDKVALYLFLSLSRLAPEFCLACLKRREVGLANSLSPDDMAAAEKFFLRQMKRGAFTPLAERFGKVAPPRQGAEQVNAGFFSRLFGRGKSDLRRSVTRGAIIGEDFAGSTLSDVSLSGRSFRDCRLAGAVLVNVHFESASFANVDCSAATFRKSVFKRCTFSGVSFRKAWLHGCTFLDCDFRACDFSDAVLHGGRIAAGQLLQCHLGGTRLDGCRLSDVSLRGSQAGGAQMRRCRLFTCLFEDCGLAAVLGLESAFMGVRFEDCDVQGAEFESCSFLACTVVASRLAGARAVRCKTDVSAFMELAESTLREAASRLTSQGEPEAPPSGLLAPSGRDFMEGLLAAWARHRDMALLELAMRAANADRLSWACEVMTPEQGEFVHLLPLLLHTDVFETARGLSGVPTCQVDNFLPSLEQAELLRRHFPDVVPEGKDPPAGLRIEGIYAMGSLGTLAQTSKSDLDCWVCVDGNEVAAADRQGLKAKLAALERWAEERFGLETHFFLMSLDDVRANRFGKSDEESSGSAQALLLKDEFYRTCLVLGGRIPAWWLMPPGLGSAAYRERLPTALRHPLLEQDRVVDLGPLEDIPPEEFFGACLWQIVKAMKSPFKSVMKFGLLEQYARGTGAAAELLCETLKENILRGRTNAVERDPYLALFARVRGYYTGLKDIEALYLLREAFMERFSQPGKAQPGSRREEVYAEVSALLPAFGGSLGEKELGAAGPGGWSFGKSVKMGALVNKFMIDTYGRIRSRLSDGESLLASRITPQDMTKLGRRIMASFARRDHKVERIPFLKLSKRTFREMRFTAEKAPGRKTKWLLRGKSYGTDEWELLRRSEDPSALLVWTAANGLYVDSIPLQGDATIAPFAIEDVKTLLASLTEFFPPEDFAVDSANYLDEERVEKAFFILNLAVPREVKELREVWSVCLTNWGELLCIPDFQPDALIRKSASSYLRKRLGLNPAGLLPMESFTPKRALCPRIVLA
- a CDS encoding MBL fold metallo-hydrolase → MKLTFLGSGSAFTTDGNYHSNILVERDGRRLLLDCGSDARLSLNEIGLGYRDVEAVFVSHLHADHAGGLEWLGFTSHFDSACERPDLYVSADMADALWKNTLSGGMGSLGGGRADLNTFFKLHRVPRGGFFLWNGCRFQLVQTVHVNNGHALSPCYGLFFRAGRRTVFLSGDTSFMPEQRMGLCEQADVVFHDCETSAAASGVHPRYAELCGLPEAVRAKTWLYHVNPGPLPDARADGFAGIVGKGQSFDFPES
- a CDS encoding chemotaxis protein: MSQTNILLESGTNELEIVEFFIDEVGSDGKVYTGHYGVNVAKVLEIIRKPQVTAMPNQPHPCVKGAFNLRSRIIPLVDLSLWLGKRMQESEAQKVVVTEFNNVINAFLVSGVNRIHRLSWTQIEPPDDNLVRYTGSSITGVVKFDDRIILILDMEKIIADLNPNLTFRLDKSEEAEEGRVAARPVRVLISDDSSMIRRTLSRGLEKVGFEVVQTSNGKDAWDRLEAFKHQAEQEQRPLTDLLNIVVSDIEMPIMDGHNLCKRIKDDPVLGTLPVILFSSLITDRLRHKGLAVGADDQISKPDITILARHIKKLLNERQGFDFAPENGAQGE
- a CDS encoding biotin--[acetyl-CoA-carboxylase] ligase; protein product: MHPSWAADVAALGPWRTHPCGQAAEAASPSGPVRVLPACSSTMDEAWRLAQAGDMPPFSSLVAASQEQGRGQLRRGWHSPPGNLYVSLALPLLPSEAADVASLLVGLAASLALERLGAATQVKWPNDLVTHEGKVGGILVEERAGRMIAGIGMNLVHLPPASALRLGHALPPALMPGMPEGFGPLRLWLATLSGMVPILSMATAEGSTGKLLETLNERLAFKGKRVVVEDGAERVEGRLAGLAGDGGLVIERFGREGGRMTLYSGSICPIC
- a CDS encoding pyruvate carboxylase, which gives rise to MAEKTFDQVVEEIKGKSILVANRGIPARRIVRTIREMAQGVAIMTATDLDKASPTTAAARELLLLGEDPRAYLDIDLIIRKANQRGIIAVHPGWGFAAEDESFPKKCSENGLLFIGPTAEAMRLLGNKVEVRKLAKRCGVPVVPGSEGSVTVEEARRLAHEIGFPIMLKAEGGGGGRGIYEVYNDEQLESSFLKASALAQASFGNPRLFVEKLLTSVRHIEIQVIADKYGNVFCFDERDCTVQRNHQKLVEITPSPWKGMTADLRERLKEYSKKLVLAVGYHSLCTVEFLVDTTGTPYLIEVNTRLQVEHGITECRYGVDLVEEQIAVAFGAKLRFNERNTKPRQWAIQMRINCEDPRKNFAPNSGLITRYVSPGGQGIRLDSCICMGYEFPSQYDSAASLLIAYGRTWSKVCATLERGLREYIIGGVKTTIPFHLQIVKHPRFIAGDFDTNFVRQHPELYDYRDEESEELRLSRLVAEISAKGYNPHVQLGEYRGPSDKRVGRFDPVRPPLDLNATDIPYPRGDRKAILDKVRDTRAEGIVHFSDTTTRDITQSNSGNRFRLGEDRMIGPYLDLCNFFSLENGGGAHFHVAMLANMTYPFTEAREWNVFAPRSLKQILIRSTNVLGYKPQPKNLMRRTGEMICEEFDVIRCFDFLNHIDNMLPFAEVALSAESKGTIWQPAISMSWAEGFTVEHYMGVAEEIIRVSAKAAGVSAKKVQKMIILGLKDMGGVCPPFFMREMIGALRKKYPDLVLHYHRHYTDGLFVPAVGAALQAGAHITDVALGASVRWYGQGEVLSTAAYVEQEFGLKNILNTNVIRDGNFVLKQIMPYYDRYTAPYFRGIDYDVVEHGMPGGATSSSQEGALKQGYINLLPYMLKFLAGTRKIVRYHDVTPGSQITWNTAFLAVTGAFKRGGERAVRSLLEVLDAVTAKAENELTPAELEDRLMIYQDSNDAFRQLLLGKYGRLPLGWPPDWVYESAFGKEYGDAIAARTTISPLDALPDLDMAAEEETLAQRLERRPTDEEVVMYLNHPGDALKTITFRSQFSDPNNVPLDVWFEGLEAGREMTFTDGSGKPHVMTIIDMSPVDTRGVRVVRYTLDSEIMSFDVKVAEAKADHKGSLEMADPNNPYHVAAPSNGDMWVMHVQPGDFVKKGEELCNISIMKQEKAVLAPMDGMIRRVLKDANYQEDRRMVPVKEGELLVELGPVSECCPQCGRPLPDADFAFCPRCGTNLQEDEPSLVD